In a single window of the Flavivirga spongiicola genome:
- a CDS encoding Na(+)-translocating NADH-quinone reductase subunit F translates to MKTSKRLEQALKKLYTAFHNNELNPECCKQCAVGNILDNADSWKHLSDSHGVLELNYIGKVHETLGRRFNGYRPLELLKIENIFLKACGYTIPLHYKNEKPKNPTDKDVLFNGLSEVVTFLCYLDNVSNVMDYTKLFEFENEKPKYTLDLSG, encoded by the coding sequence ATGAAAACTTCAAAACGTTTAGAACAAGCTTTAAAGAAATTATATACTGCATTTCATAATAATGAATTAAACCCGGAATGCTGTAAACAATGTGCCGTTGGGAATATTTTAGACAATGCAGATAGCTGGAAACATCTTTCAGATTCTCACGGCGTATTAGAATTGAATTATATTGGCAAAGTACATGAAACGCTAGGTAGAAGGTTTAATGGTTATAGACCATTGGAATTATTAAAAATTGAAAATATTTTTCTGAAAGCCTGTGGTTATACCATACCGCTTCATTATAAAAATGAAAAACCTAAAAACCCTACTGATAAAGATGTTTTGTTTAATGGTTTAAGTGAAGTTGTAACCTTTTTGTGTTATTTAGATAACGTTTCTAACGTCATGGATTACACAAAACTGTTTGAGTTTGAAAATGAAAAACCGAAATATACATTAGATCTTTCTGGCTAA
- the nqrF gene encoding NADH:ubiquinone reductase (Na(+)-transporting) subunit F gives MILAAGTLGTIIATVTAFLIITLLLVALLLFVKQKLSPSGPVKITINGEKEIEVASGGTLLSTLGSEKIFLPSACGGGGTCIQCECHVNSGGGEALPTETPHFSRKELQHGVRLACQVKVKQDMDISIPEEIFGIKKWEATVVRNYNVASFIKEFVVEIPEDMGYKAGGYIQIEIPNCEVKFADMDITAHPEEHETPDKFQAEWDKFNLWPLVMKNEETVERAYSMASYPAEGREIMLNVRIATPPWDRAKNGWMDVNPGVASSYIFNQKPGDKVTISGPYGEFFINESESEMLYVGGGAGMAPMRSHLYHLFRTLKTGRKVTYWYGGRSKRELFYLDHFYQLEKDFPNFKFFLALSEPMEEDNWKVKENIDAPGDGFVGFIHNCVIDNYLSLHEAPEDIELYFCGPPLMNKAVQKMGEDFGIPDEHIRFDDFGG, from the coding sequence ATGATTTTAGCCGCAGGTACATTAGGAACTATAATTGCAACCGTAACAGCATTTTTAATCATTACATTGTTGTTAGTAGCGTTGTTATTATTTGTAAAACAAAAATTATCACCATCAGGTCCAGTTAAGATTACCATTAATGGTGAGAAAGAAATTGAAGTAGCTTCAGGAGGAACCTTATTATCGACCTTGGGAAGTGAAAAAATATTTTTACCATCTGCTTGTGGTGGTGGCGGTACATGTATTCAATGTGAATGTCATGTGAATTCTGGTGGTGGTGAAGCTTTGCCAACAGAGACACCTCATTTTAGTAGAAAAGAATTGCAACATGGTGTGCGTTTGGCATGTCAAGTAAAAGTTAAACAGGATATGGATATTTCTATTCCTGAAGAAATTTTTGGTATTAAAAAATGGGAAGCTACTGTAGTACGTAACTACAATGTGGCATCGTTCATTAAGGAATTTGTAGTAGAGATTCCTGAGGATATGGGGTATAAAGCTGGTGGATATATTCAAATAGAAATACCTAACTGTGAAGTTAAGTTTGCCGATATGGACATTACAGCACACCCGGAAGAGCATGAAACGCCAGATAAGTTTCAGGCAGAATGGGATAAATTTAATCTTTGGCCTTTAGTAATGAAGAACGAAGAAACGGTTGAAAGAGCGTATTCTATGGCTTCTTATCCAGCTGAAGGACGTGAGATTATGTTGAATGTTCGTATTGCTACGCCACCATGGGATCGTGCTAAAAATGGTTGGATGGATGTAAACCCTGGTGTGGCATCATCGTATATATTCAATCAAAAACCAGGAGACAAAGTAACTATTTCCGGACCTTACGGTGAATTCTTTATCAACGAATCTGAAAGTGAAATGCTTTACGTTGGTGGTGGTGCAGGTATGGCACCAATGCGTTCGCACTTATATCACTTATTTAGAACTTTAAAAACTGGTCGTAAAGTGACATATTGGTATGGTGGACGTTCTAAGCGTGAGTTATTCTATTTAGACCATTTCTATCAGTTAGAAAAAGACTTCCCTAACTTTAAATTCTTCTTGGCTTTATCTGAGCCAATGGAAGAAGATAACTGGAAGGTAAAAGAAAATATTGATGCGCCAGGTGATGGTTTTGTTGGATTTATTCACAACTGTGTGATCGATAATTATTTAAGCTTACATGAGGCACCAGAAGATATCGAATTGTATTTCTGTGGACCACCGTTGATGAATAAGGCGGTTCAAAAGATGGGAGAAGATTTTGGTATCCCAGATGAGCATATTAGATTTGATGACTTTGGAGGTTAG
- a CDS encoding NADH:ubiquinone reductase (Na(+)-transporting) subunit B, which produces MGLKESLHNFKVKNKDKKWLPAFSAIHTFLYLPNETTHNGTHIKVADDLKRTMNTVIMAMVPCLIFGMFNAGYQHNLQVGDIQAAAGSFFSSEFWTMDNFMIGFWKILPLVIVSYGVGLGIEFIFAIIKGHEVEEGYLVTGMLVPLIVPVDIPLWMLAVAVIFGVVIGKEVFGGTGMNILNPALTIRAFLFFAYPTWMSGDKVWVEGAVERTNEILAGANLDAISGETILGSLAQGKEAGYEVMDMFLGFIPGSIGETSTLLILLGGVFLIFAKIGSWRIMLSSALGALVMGLIFNQVVDSGWITESSKFYGLMSTTWWHHLLIGGFAFGTVFMATDPVTASQTNKGKWIYGFLVGFISILIRVFNPAYPEGVMLAILLMNVFAPTIDHYVVQGNVKQRMKRLKAKTA; this is translated from the coding sequence ATGGGTTTAAAAGAAAGTTTACATAATTTTAAGGTAAAGAACAAAGACAAGAAGTGGTTACCTGCATTTTCTGCAATCCACACGTTTTTATACTTGCCAAACGAGACCACACATAATGGGACTCATATAAAAGTTGCCGATGATTTAAAGCGTACCATGAATACCGTTATTATGGCTATGGTACCTTGTTTAATTTTCGGAATGTTTAATGCGGGATACCAACATAATTTACAAGTTGGAGATATACAAGCAGCAGCAGGAAGTTTCTTTAGTTCTGAATTTTGGACTATGGATAATTTTATGATTGGTTTCTGGAAAATATTACCATTAGTTATTGTGTCTTATGGTGTTGGTTTAGGAATTGAATTCATATTCGCCATTATTAAAGGACACGAAGTAGAAGAAGGATACTTAGTAACAGGTATGTTAGTACCACTTATTGTACCAGTAGACATTCCACTTTGGATGCTAGCTGTTGCCGTAATATTTGGTGTTGTTATAGGTAAAGAAGTTTTTGGAGGTACGGGAATGAATATTCTTAATCCTGCATTAACCATTCGTGCATTCCTGTTCTTCGCATATCCTACATGGATGTCTGGAGATAAAGTTTGGGTCGAAGGTGCTGTAGAAAGAACAAACGAAATTTTGGCTGGAGCAAATCTGGATGCTATTTCTGGAGAAACTATATTAGGTAGTTTGGCCCAAGGAAAAGAAGCTGGATATGAAGTCATGGATATGTTCTTAGGATTTATTCCAGGTTCGATAGGTGAAACATCTACTTTATTAATATTATTAGGAGGGGTATTTTTAATCTTTGCAAAAATAGGAAGCTGGAGAATCATGCTATCTTCTGCTCTGGGAGCCCTAGTGATGGGATTAATTTTTAATCAAGTTGTTGATTCAGGATGGATAACAGAAAGTAGTAAATTCTATGGTTTAATGAGCACGACTTGGTGGCATCATTTACTAATTGGAGGCTTTGCTTTTGGTACGGTGTTTATGGCTACAGACCCTGTAACAGCATCTCAAACAAATAAAGGAAAATGGATTTACGGTTTCTTAGTAGGGTTTATTTCTATTTTAATTCGTGTATTCAATCCAGCATATCCGGAAGGTGTTATGTTAGCTATTCTATTAATGAATGTGTTTGCACCTACCATTGACCATTATGTGGTTCAAGGTAATGTAAAACAAAGAATGAAACGTTTAAAAGCAAAAACAGCTTAG
- a CDS encoding Na(+)-translocating NADH-quinone reductase subunit A, whose product MSNDIRIKKGLDIKLKGEAEKTSEKAIVSNFYTLRPEDFHSVIPKLISKVGTKVKAGEPVFFDKSNEAIKFVSPVSGEVLEISRGEKRKILAIKIQADKEQTYQDHGKFDIDAANSETVKSHLLASGCWPFVKQRPYDVIANPDKAPKAIFISGYASAPLAADLDFTLQGKEAELQAAVTALGKLTEGKVHVSVGKNGHSPLAGLTGVTLHKVSGPHPSGNVGTQINKIDPVNKGEVVWTVNPQDLVIIGELLLTGKFNAERIVALVGSSVEKPRYFVTKIGSEVATMVYDKGIAKDTNDRIISGNVLSGKQIRPDGYLDYYSNVISVIPEGDDYELFGWNKPVFNKVSTSRALTFSWLMPKKSYDLNTNTNGEHRAFVTTGTYEEVFPLDIYPMQILKACMYKDLDEMEALGMYEVAPEDFALTEFVCVSKQPHQKIIREGLDLMLKEIG is encoded by the coding sequence ATGTCAAACGACATTCGCATTAAAAAAGGTCTAGACATTAAACTTAAAGGTGAAGCTGAAAAAACCTCCGAAAAGGCAATAGTAAGCAACTTTTATACTTTAAGACCTGAAGATTTCCACAGCGTTATACCTAAATTAATTTCTAAAGTTGGAACTAAAGTAAAAGCAGGAGAACCTGTTTTTTTCGATAAATCTAACGAAGCTATCAAGTTTGTTTCCCCCGTTTCCGGTGAAGTTTTAGAAATCTCTCGTGGTGAAAAACGTAAAATTTTAGCAATCAAAATTCAAGCAGATAAAGAACAAACCTATCAGGATCATGGTAAGTTTGATATAGATGCTGCAAATTCTGAAACTGTTAAATCACATTTATTAGCATCTGGTTGTTGGCCATTTGTGAAACAACGTCCGTATGATGTCATTGCTAATCCCGATAAAGCACCAAAAGCTATTTTTATATCAGGATATGCCAGTGCACCATTAGCAGCCGATTTAGATTTTACCTTGCAAGGTAAAGAAGCCGAATTACAAGCAGCTGTTACAGCTTTAGGGAAACTTACCGAGGGTAAAGTGCATGTTTCTGTTGGTAAAAATGGTCATTCTCCATTAGCTGGTTTAACCGGGGTCACATTACATAAAGTTTCTGGGCCACATCCATCTGGGAATGTAGGAACACAAATAAATAAAATAGACCCAGTAAATAAGGGCGAAGTCGTTTGGACGGTTAACCCTCAAGATTTGGTTATTATTGGTGAGTTATTATTAACAGGAAAATTTAATGCTGAACGTATTGTGGCTTTAGTTGGTTCTTCAGTTGAAAAACCAAGGTATTTTGTTACTAAAATAGGAAGTGAAGTAGCTACTATGGTTTATGATAAAGGTATTGCTAAAGATACTAATGACCGTATTATTTCTGGAAATGTTTTAAGCGGAAAACAGATACGACCAGACGGTTACTTAGATTATTATAGTAATGTTATATCTGTTATTCCAGAAGGAGACGATTACGAATTATTTGGATGGAATAAACCTGTTTTTAATAAGGTTTCTACATCTAGAGCATTAACATTTTCATGGCTAATGCCTAAGAAATCATACGATTTAAATACCAATACAAACGGTGAACATCGTGCTTTTGTTACAACGGGAACTTATGAGGAAGTATTTCCTTTAGATATCTATCCGATGCAAATCTTAAAGGCATGTATGTATAAGGACTTAGATGAAATGGAAGCCTTAGGAATGTACGAAGTGGCTCCTGAGGATTTTGCATTAACAGAGTTTGTATGTGTGTCTAAGCAACCACATCAAAAAATAATAAGAGAAGGTTTAGACTTAATGCTTAAAGAAATAGGATAA
- a CDS encoding type IX secretion system plug protein, with product MPFKFIAFISVLLISNLAFSQVEEVNPPDYIKTINFKGNTPETQLPILRLGEYVILEFDALNGDEEDFYYKIEHFNFDWTPSALVKSEYMDGFDNQRIRNYENSFNTYQIYSHYTLTIPNAQTRRLKVSGNYMLSIFNSDDTLVFSRKFMIYENTANVGVHVKRSRDVQFIQEKQRIDIVIDSNTMQFNNPTQNVKAVIVQNNNLKTAISNIKPQYTIGNQLIYKYDKETSFWGGNEYLFFENKDIRAANTGIQSIDLQDLYHNYLFTNFERVTRPYTYNPDINGNYVILNIDAEDPGIEADYVWMHFSLLPVESLKNKDIHIYGNFNNYVIDENTKMIFDESRNVYTNTMLLKQGFYNYKYIVANNNKNIEEGAISGNFYQTENNYKVIVYYRDLGARYDKIIGLGEGSSVNISN from the coding sequence ATGCCGTTTAAATTTATCGCTTTTATATCTGTTCTTCTAATTTCTAATTTAGCCTTTAGCCAAGTAGAAGAAGTAAACCCTCCCGATTACATTAAAACAATCAATTTTAAGGGTAATACACCTGAAACACAATTACCAATTTTAAGACTTGGTGAATATGTTATTTTAGAGTTTGATGCTTTAAATGGAGATGAAGAAGATTTTTATTATAAAATTGAGCATTTTAATTTTGACTGGACACCATCAGCATTGGTAAAATCTGAATATATGGATGGTTTTGACAACCAACGCATCAGAAATTACGAAAACTCATTTAACACCTATCAAATTTATTCGCATTATACGCTTACCATTCCTAACGCACAAACCAGACGTTTAAAAGTCTCAGGAAATTATATGCTTTCTATTTTTAATAGTGATGATACCCTCGTTTTTTCAAGAAAATTCATGATTTATGAAAACACCGCTAACGTTGGCGTTCATGTTAAACGTTCTCGCGATGTGCAGTTCATTCAAGAAAAGCAACGCATAGATATTGTTATTGATTCCAATACCATGCAGTTTAATAACCCTACACAAAATGTAAAAGCAGTCATTGTTCAAAATAACAATCTAAAAACTGCTATTTCGAATATAAAACCACAATACACTATTGGTAATCAGTTAATTTATAAATACGATAAAGAAACCAGTTTTTGGGGAGGTAATGAGTATTTGTTTTTTGAAAACAAAGATATTCGAGCTGCAAATACAGGGATACAAAGTATCGATTTACAAGATTTATATCACAATTATCTATTCACAAACTTTGAGAGAGTTACCAGACCATATACCTATAACCCAGATATTAATGGTAATTATGTTATTCTAAATATTGATGCAGAAGACCCAGGCATTGAAGCAGATTATGTTTGGATGCATTTCTCTTTACTACCTGTAGAGTCTTTAAAAAATAAAGACATTCATATCTATGGTAATTTTAACAATTATGTCATTGACGAAAACACAAAAATGATTTTTGACGAATCTCGCAACGTTTATACAAATACCATGTTACTAAAACAAGGCTTTTATAACTACAAGTATATCGTAGCAAACAACAACAAAAATATTGAAGAAGGTGCTATTAGCGGAAACTTCTACCAAACAGAAAACAATTATAAAGTTATTGTGTATTATAGAGATTTAGGTGCTAGATATGATAAAATTATTGGGCTTGGAGAAGGAAGTTCAGTCAACATTTCTAACTAA
- a CDS encoding Na(+)-translocating NADH-quinone reductase subunit C — MSKKTDSNIYTIIFAIAMVIVVGGVLAFTASALRPRIDNNERLEKQQNILYAMGVNANDESSAIFVSTDEAPELFSKYITKQLVIQGDDVSEDSEAYLIDVKKEQSSAKAGNKRRLPLFVGSKDGKTFYIAPIRGKGLWDAIWAYVAMDANMVVQGAYFDHKGETAGLGANIKQRYFMDDFIGESLMNNGSFKGITVAKGNNDPKNLEKNDNEVDAIAGATITGDGVSAMLKSELRQYVSYFKTLK; from the coding sequence ATGAGTAAAAAAACGGATTCAAATATATATACTATAATTTTTGCCATAGCCATGGTAATAGTAGTAGGAGGGGTATTAGCATTTACTGCTTCTGCCTTAAGACCTAGAATTGATAATAACGAACGATTAGAAAAGCAACAAAACATTTTGTATGCTATGGGCGTTAATGCGAACGATGAAAGCAGTGCCATATTCGTTTCTACAGATGAAGCTCCAGAATTGTTTTCGAAATACATTACTAAGCAATTGGTTATACAAGGTGATGATGTCTCTGAAGATTCTGAAGCCTATTTAATTGATGTGAAAAAGGAACAATCTAGTGCAAAAGCAGGTAATAAAAGAAGATTGCCATTGTTTGTTGGTAGTAAAGATGGTAAAACATTTTATATAGCACCTATTAGAGGAAAAGGACTTTGGGATGCTATTTGGGCATATGTTGCTATGGATGCCAATATGGTTGTTCAAGGCGCTTATTTTGATCATAAAGGAGAAACAGCAGGTTTAGGTGCTAACATTAAGCAACGTTATTTTATGGACGATTTCATTGGTGAAAGCCTAATGAATAATGGAAGTTTTAAAGGCATTACAGTTGCTAAAGGAAATAACGATCCAAAGAATTTAGAGAAAAATGATAACGAGGTAGATGCTATTGCAGGAGCCACTATTACAGGTGACGGCGTTTCGGCAATGCTTAAGTCTGAATTAAGACAGTATGTATCTTATTTTAAAACATTGAAATAA
- a CDS encoding NADH:ubiquinone reductase (Na(+)-transporting) subunit D produces MGLLSKKDAALIKDPLADNNPITIQVLGICSALAITAELEAAIVMSISVLFVLGIGNVVISLMRNIIPSKIRIIVQLIVVAALVIIVDQVLKAFAYELSKTLSVFVGLIITNCIIMGRFEAFALGNGPWRSFLDGIGNSLGYGVILIIVAFFRELLGAGTLLGIKVLGDPIEKTGVYAFGYENNGFMLLAPMALIVVGIIIWVQRSRNKALIED; encoded by the coding sequence ATGGGACTTTTATCGAAAAAAGACGCAGCACTAATTAAAGATCCATTAGCAGATAATAACCCTATTACTATTCAGGTATTAGGAATATGCTCTGCTTTAGCAATTACAGCCGAATTAGAGGCAGCCATTGTCATGTCTATTTCAGTGTTGTTTGTATTAGGAATAGGAAATGTGGTTATTTCTTTAATGAGAAATATTATTCCATCAAAAATTAGAATTATTGTTCAGCTAATTGTGGTTGCCGCTTTAGTAATCATTGTAGACCAAGTATTAAAGGCATTTGCATACGAGTTGAGTAAAACACTTTCGGTTTTCGTTGGATTGATTATTACTAACTGTATCATCATGGGGCGTTTTGAAGCGTTTGCTTTAGGAAATGGACCTTGGCGTTCATTCTTAGACGGTATAGGAAATTCTTTAGGATACGGTGTTATTTTAATTATAGTAGCATTTTTTAGAGAATTACTTGGAGCAGGAACTTTATTAGGAATTAAAGTTTTAGGAGACCCTATTGAGAAAACGGGCGTGTATGCATTTGGTTATGAGAATAACGGATTTATGTTATTAGCACCCATGGCATTAATTGTAGTTGGTATTATTATTTGGGTACAACGTAGTAGAAATAAAGCATTAATAGAAGATTAA
- the nqrE gene encoding NADH:ubiquinone reductase (Na(+)-transporting) subunit E yields MEHIELFFKSIFIDNMVFATFLGMCSYLAVSKKVSTAVGLGAAVIFVLLVTVPLNWLLDQYLLQPGALSWLGEEYASYDLSFLSFIMFIATIATMVQLVEIVVEKFSPSLYNSLGIFLPLIAVNCAILGGSLFMQSREIPTLGLATTYGIGSGIGWFLAILSIAAIREKIRYSNVPPALRGLGITFIITGLMAIGFMSFGGMLTGGDDEAPKEEKTVKVDSKLNTEDEKVIANNIKVNE; encoded by the coding sequence ATGGAACATATAGAATTATTTTTCAAATCAATATTTATAGACAACATGGTGTTTGCTACATTCTTAGGAATGTGTTCTTACTTGGCTGTATCTAAAAAAGTAAGTACTGCAGTTGGTCTAGGTGCTGCCGTAATATTTGTACTTTTAGTAACAGTACCTTTAAACTGGTTGTTAGATCAGTATCTTTTACAGCCTGGAGCTTTATCTTGGTTAGGTGAAGAATATGCCTCTTACGATTTAAGTTTCTTGTCATTTATCATGTTTATTGCAACGATTGCAACCATGGTACAATTGGTAGAAATAGTTGTAGAGAAATTTTCACCATCATTGTATAATTCACTTGGTATATTTTTACCACTTATTGCGGTAAACTGTGCCATTTTAGGAGGGTCTTTATTCATGCAATCTAGAGAAATACCAACTTTAGGATTAGCAACAACTTACGGAATAGGTTCAGGAATCGGTTGGTTTTTAGCCATTTTATCTATTGCTGCTATTCGTGAAAAAATTAGATATTCTAACGTGCCACCAGCCTTACGTGGTTTAGGAATTACATTCATCATTACAGGTTTAATGGCGATTGGTTTTATGAGTTTTGGAGGTATGTTAACGGGAGGTGATGATGAAGCTCCAAAAGAAGAGAAAACTGTAAAAGTTGATTCTAAATTGAATACAGAAGACGAAAAAGTGATTGCTAACAACATAAAAGTAAATGAGTAA